In the Clostridium gelidum genome, TATTCAACAATAAAAGAATATAGTAAATATCAATTCCCAGTAATAGGGGTATATATAACAGATGATAAACCATCGGGACTATTTACGAGAATGGGTGATTTTATAACTAATAAGAATGCTACATATATGTCTACATATATTAAGCTGGATAAGTGAGATAAGTGAGAATCGAAATCTTGTATTTATTTATTCGAACTTAGTTAACTAGTTCTGCTAGTTAACATACTTATTGCTTAGCAGAACTTTACACGGTGCAATCTATGATTGTGCTCTCAGAACTTGATCAGCGCGTGAGTGTGAGTTGGGTTTCTAGCAAATAATAAATAAAAGGAGGAAGATTTTAATGAATGGTGTTTTAAATAATGTTGGAATAAGTATTGTATTTGGTTTTATAGGGATTTTACTTTTAGTGTTTGGATACTGGTTTTTTGATAAAGTATTAACTAGACTTGATTTTAATCAAGAGCTAAAAGAAAAGAATGTTGCTATGGCTATTGTTATAGCAGGATTTATGATTGCTATTGGAATTATAATTGCTGGAGTAGTATCTTAATTAGATTTTACTTGATGCCAATAATTGTACATGTTTTTAAAGAATAATAAAATTATAAGTAAAACACCTTAGAAATAGAAGTATTTTTGAGGTGTTTTTTTGTGTAAAAAATTAAAACTATAATATTTGATTTTATTTTTTAAAAATCATGTATTATTTGTAGCAATAAATTAAATAATACTAATAGAGAATTAAAAGAAAATATGACCAAGAATAACTCGATTTTATGGGTTATAGACTTTATAAAAGAATTATAAAATTTAAATACAATCAATAGGAGTTGAATTAACAATGTAAGAGGGGGAGACTATGAAAGATAATTTACTAAAGAAAATAACATCACTAACAACAGTTTTTATTTTAAGTATGTCAATGAATATAAATAATGTTGCATATAGCTCAGAATTTAATATAGAGAGTAGTGCAAGTAGTAACGCAGTAGAATTTAAACAAGATATTAGAGTACAAGATGATTTTTATAATGCAGTAAATAAGGAATGGTTATCAAATACAAAACTTGAAAATGGATATGTTTCTTATGGAACCTTCGAAGAAGTATGCGGAAAAGTGAATGAAGATATACATAGTACAATATTAGATATACAAAAAAATAAAGATGCATATGATAAAAATAGTGATGAATTGAAAATTTTAAATTTATATAACAATTATTTGGATATGGAAAAAAGAAATAAGTTAGGAATAAAGCCTATAGAAAAATATATAAATAAAATTGACAAGATCAAAACGCTAAAGGATTTGAAAAATATATTAAGTGAAAACGAATTTTCATATTTTCAATCATTAATTAATTTAGGTGTTGGTCCTGATTATAAAAACACTGATATTAATGTCTTATATATATCACGTAGCAATCTTGGATTAGGTAATTCATTTTATTATAAAGATACTAGCAACAAAAGTGAAAACATAAAACAAGTCTATATTAAATATTTAACTAAATTACATACTTTATATGGAGAAGATGAAAGCATAGCAAGAACAAATGCAGAAGTTTTTTATGATATTGAAAATAATATTGCTCAAAAGATACCATCTTCTGAAGAAGAAGCCAAGGACGATAATAGAATACAAAAATCATATAATGAATATACCAGTGATAAACTAAAGGAATTGATACCTAATATAGATTTATGTGAATTATTATCTAAACTAAACATAAGTAATGTAAAAAAAATAATAGTAGAAAACCCTGAAGAATTAAAAGTGGTAAATTCATTTATAACTGAAGATAATATAGATAATATGAAGATTTTCTTGAAAACAAGCGTGTTATTAAATACAGATAATTATTTAACTTCTGAACATAGAAAAGCAAGCAATGAACTCCGAAAAATATTCTATGGAGTGGATTTAATGG is a window encoding:
- a CDS encoding DUF350 domain-containing protein; protein product: MNGVLNNVGISIVFGFIGILLLVFGYWFFDKVLTRLDFNQELKEKNVAMAIVIAGFMIAIGIIIAGVVS
- a CDS encoding M13 family metallopeptidase, which produces MKDNLLKKITSLTTVFILSMSMNINNVAYSSEFNIESSASSNAVEFKQDIRVQDDFYNAVNKEWLSNTKLENGYVSYGTFEEVCGKVNEDIHSTILDIQKNKDAYDKNSDELKILNLYNNYLDMEKRNKLGIKPIEKYINKIDKIKTLKDLKNILSENEFSYFQSLINLGVGPDYKNTDINVLYISRSNLGLGNSFYYKDTSNKSENIKQVYIKYLTKLHTLYGEDESIARTNAEVFYDIENNIAQKIPSSEEEAKDDNRIQKSYNEYTSDKLKELIPNIDLCELLSKLNISNVKKIIVENPEELKVVNSFITEDNIDNMKIFLKTSVLLNTDNYLTSEHRKASNELRKIFYGVDLMDLNEFSGVKFANCQLNEVLSKLYVNKYFDENSKDDVENMAKEIIKNFENRLQNISWMSKSTKDEALNKLENINVKIGYPNKWNDYSDIKINSYEDGGSLIENVINIYTAQSRKQFSKLNKPVNKNEWNMGACTVNAYYNALNNEVVFPAGILQAPFYDKNASKEKNLGGIGVIIGHELTHAFDNTGAQFDETGKFKNWWDTNDYKEFTDRSKKIVDYYSNIEISEGNFINGFLTVGENISDLGGIACVLDIAKNIENPNLKDLFENYATIWREISTEQLKDYLLNNDPHAPKKIRVNAVLSQFEEFYKTYGIKEDDKMYVKPKDRVGIW